From the Musa acuminata AAA Group cultivar baxijiao chromosome BXJ3-7, Cavendish_Baxijiao_AAA, whole genome shotgun sequence genome, one window contains:
- the LOC135643384 gene encoding condensin complex subunit 2-like isoform X2, whose translation MGDDDYGHRTPLSKAPRAATPKTPMASRLQSPPFPLGSNDDQLERAQARAAARAASVRRRSSAPNPSFSSGVASDFMDRSQIMDLFHNCIKLASENKINQKNTWELGLIDHLSEIIRVSPEDDDETNFQKASCTLEAGVKIYSMRVDSVHSEAYKVLGGINRAGREEDNDNMETVDNIDTAQADGLSKKDLERKMSPLLTLESSFDALNLKKFDVAFVVDPLYHQTSAQFDEGGAKGLLLNNLGVYGGCRVLFDSFEYPEKCMSSGIENDQPEFIDLSFAKDYIEKMMIYMPATNDISPTLRDIVNQFDEDNRRPPDINCSAQVPLVDDYVPENNHIELGEIASDDDCGPWNLDHDHQLSIVDDNSTSTNLNFTSHQEEDFDCTFGGPIVEEKFEKIADFLSLGLGFTSKSNAWAGPDHWKYRKVKGTEQVQPPDTNSEIVNRKPRNRKEARDVDFTKSLENDISDIFAPPKNPKSLTLPVNKATVVITLPEDCHYRPESLVKLFLLPNVMCLGKKGRKFSDEPRQDDESSAQLTSWDNDSTTYDNFDDGTACSDADDPGSLVCQPRQVRKVDIQYDKVSKQVDVHALKDMLWNHIQDSVQTSNVDCEATVSLRQVLQHFPTDCPAAAAKDISPHLIFICLLHLANEYSLSIHDHPSLDELDIHIPSSALVK comes from the exons ATGGGCGATGATGACTACGGCCACCGCACTCCGCTGTCCAAGGCGCCCCGGGCCGCTACGCCGAAGACCCCGATGGCCTCCCGGCTGCAGTCCCCGCCGTTCCCCCTCGGCTCCAACGACGACCAGCTCGAGCGCGCCCAGGCACGCGCTGCCGCCCGCGCCGCCTCCGTCCGACGCAGGTCCTCCGCCCCCAACCCTTCCTTCTCCTCCGGCGTGGCCAGCGACTTCATGGACCGCAGCCAGATCATGGATCTCTTTCATAATTGCATCAAGCTCGCCAGCGAGAAC AAAATTAACCAGAAAAATACATGGGAGCTGGGCCTCATAGATCACCTCAGTGAGATCATCAGGGTTAGTCCTGAAGACGATGATGAGACCAATTTCCAAAAG GCAAGTTGTACTCTGGAAGCTGGGGTGAAGATATACTCGATGAGAGTTGATTCAGTGCACTCGGAGGCATATAAGGTTCTTGGAGGGATCAATCGAGCTGGCCGAGAAGAAGATAATG ATAACATGGAAACAGTTGATAACATTGATACTGCACAAGCAGATGGCCTTTCTAAGAAGGACCTGGAAAGAAAG ATGTCACCTCTGTTGACATTGGAGTCATCTTTCGACGCGCTTAATTTGAAAAAGTTTGATG TGGCATTCGTTGTTGATCCTCTGTATCATCAGACTTCTGCACAATTTGATGAAGGTGGAGCTAAGGGTCTTCTATTGAACAACCTTGGAGTTTATGGTGGTTGTCGTgtactttttgattcatttgagTACCCAGAAAAGTGCATGTCATCTGGAATTGAAAATGACCAACCTGAATTTATTGATCTTTCATTTGCTAAAG ATTACATTgagaaaatgatgatttatatgccTGCAACAAATGATATTTCACCAACACTGAGGGATATTGTTAATCAGTTTGATGAAGATAATCGTAGACCACCTGACATAAATTGTTCGGCTCAAGTGCCATTGGTTGACGATTATGTACCTGAGAACAACCACATAGAGCTGGGTGAAATTGCATCTGATGATGATTGTGGACCTTGGAACCTTGATCATGATCATCAGTTGAGCATAGTTGATGACAACTCTACTAGCACAAACCTGAATTTTACAAGCCACCAGGAG GAGGATTTTGACTGCACCTTTGGTGGTCCTATTGTGGAAGAAAAGTTTGAGAAAATTGCTGATTTCTTGTCTCTAGGCTTGGGATTTACTTCAAAATCAAATGCTTGGGCAGGACCTGATCATTGGAAATATAGAAAAGTCAAAG GTACAGAACAAGTTCAACCACCGGATACCAATTCAGAAATAGTAAACAGGAAGCCAAGGAACCGAAAGGAAGCTCGTGATGTTGATTTCACAAAATCATTGGAAAATGATATCTCAGATATCTTTGCACCTCCCAAGAATCCAAAATCATTAACTTTACCTGTGAACAAGGCAACAGTTGTTATCACACTTCCAGAAGATTGTCATTACCGACCCGAAAGTCTTGTCAAGTTGTTTCTACTTCCCAATGTTATG TGTctaggaaagaaaggaagaaagttTTCTG ATGAACCAAGACAAGATGATGAGAGCTCTGCTCAATTAACATCATGGGATAATGATAGCACAACATATGATAACTTTGATGATGGGACTGCCTGTAGTGATGCAGACGATCCAGGGAGTCTTGTTTGTCAACCACGCCAG GTAAGGAAGGTGGATATTCAATATGATAAGGTATCTAAACAAGTTGATGTTCATGCACTGAAAGATATGCTCTGGAATCATATACAAGATTCGGTTCAAACCTCTAATGTG GATTGTGAAGCCACAGTTTCTCTGAGGCAGGTTTTGCAACACTTTCCCACTGACTGCCCAGCAGCTGCTGCCAAGGATATCTCGCCACATCTAATTTTCATTTGTCTGTTGCATTTAGCTAATGAGTACTCCCTCAGCATCCATGATCATCCTAGTTTGGATGAACTTGATATACACATTCCCTCTTCTGCACTTGTCAAGTGA
- the LOC135643385 gene encoding putative D-cysteine desulfhydrase 2, mitochondrial: MLLCRFTVPPPRPRPLVSRLNLVRRCSSLLHRQWMLPSPAAPIHSISLSSSAYSSDLAPVFGGPASTVEVRDFDAPFFYLIRDDLLHPLVNGNKARKLDALVPLLRRHSATDLVTCGGCQSAHAAAVAVCCAERGLRAHLLLRGEQPEVPTGYNLVSLMYGSVSYVERSTYARREEMLLKHAESVAGGEGNVLWVDDILKNSNGLNLEESDSVPMDGRGDPLSECSSETSLRRVVIVNEGACSVVGLLGIIRLVKYLSQAHVFGRDQQIVLVLDSGTGTTAIGLALGIIYFGLPWRITAVTLADSRDWYKEREKCLISNFKSIYGLETVEHNEGIIHWVDRLHPRRFGKVLNGEIDLCRRIAQQTGVLLDPIYTLAAWEHAVLLADAEAKSHAKVVMLHTGGTLGLFGLAQRYVSDFRSGVPTVHTL, from the exons ATGTTGCTGTGCCGGTTCACAGTCCCACCTCCACGGCCGCGGCCCCTTGTCTCGAGGCTTAATCTCGTCCGCCGCTGCTCCTCTCTCCTCCACCGCCAGTGGATGCTGCCCTCCCCGGCCGCCCCAATCCACAGCATCTCCCTCTCCTCGTCCGCATACTCCAGCGACCTCGCCCCCGTCTTTGGTGGCCCTGCTTCGACCGTCGAGGTCAGGGACTTCGATGCCCCGTTCTTCTACTTGATCCGGGACGACCTCTTGCATCCCCTGGTCAACGGCAACAAGGCGAGAAAGCTCGATGCCCTCGTCCCGCTCCTCCGACGCCACTCTGCTACCGACCTG GTCACTTGTGGAGGCTGCCAAAGTGCTCATGCCGCTGCTGTTG CTGTTTGTTGTGCGGAGAGGGGGCTAAGGGCGCACCTGTTGCTGAGAGGAGAGCAGCCGGAGGTGCCCACCGGCTACAATCTGGTGTCGTTGATGTATGGGAGCGTGAGCTACGTCGAGCGCTCCACATACGCGAGGAGGGAAGAGATGCTTCTGAAGCACGCCGAGTCGGTTGCAGGTGGTGAGGGGAATGTCCTCTGGGTGGATGATATTCTGAAGAATTCtaatggtttgaatttggaggagAGTGATAGTGTGCCTATGGATGGCCGTGGAGATCCTCTTTCGGAGTGTTCAAGTGAAACGAGTTTGAGAAGAGTTGTGATTGTCAATGAAGGTGCTTGCAGTGTCGTAGGATTATTGG GTATCATCCGGCTAGTGAAATACCTTTCTCAAGCTCACGTATTTGGAAGAGATCAGCAAATTGTTCTAGTCCTAGATTCGGGTACTGGAACAACAGCTATTGGTTTAGCTCTGGGGATCATATATTTTGG gctTCCATGGAGAATAACTGCAGTCACGCTTGCTGATAGCCGGGACTGGTACAAGGAGCGTGAGAAATGCCTCATATCAAATTTCAAGAGTATTTATGGGTTAGAAACTGTTGAGCATAATGAGGGAATCATTCACTGGGTTGACCGTCTTCATCCGAGGAG GTTTGGAAAGGTACTAAATGGTGAAATTGATTTGTGCCGGCGAATTGCTCAACAAACTGGTGTTCTTTTGGATCCTATCTATACTCTGGCTGCTTGGGAGCATGCTGTTCTCCTTGCTGATGCAGAAGCCAAAAGTCATGCTAAAGTAGTGATGCTTCACACCGGTGGCACTCTTGGCTTGTTTGGATTGGCGCAAAGGTATGTATCTGACTTCAGATCTGGGGTACCCACTGTGCATACCTTGTAG
- the LOC135643384 gene encoding condensin complex subunit 2-like isoform X1, which produces MGDDDYGHRTPLSKAPRAATPKTPMASRLQSPPFPLGSNDDQLERAQARAAARAASVRRRSSAPNPSFSSGVASDFMDRSQIMDLFHNCIKLASENKINQKNTWELGLIDHLSEIIRVSPEDDDETNFQKASCTLEAGVKIYSMRVDSVHSEAYKVLGGINRAGREEDNDNMETVDNIDTAQADGLSKKDLERKMSPLLTLESSFDALNLKKFDVAFVVDPLYHQTSAQFDEGGAKGLLLNNLGVYGGCRVLFDSFEYPEKCMSSGIENDQPEFIDLSFAKDYIEKMMIYMPATNDISPTLRDIVNQFDEDNRRPPDINCSAQVPLVDDYVPENNHIELGEIASDDDCGPWNLDHDHQLSIVDDNSTSTNLNFTSHQEEDFDCTFGGPIVEEKFEKIADFLSLGLGFTSKSNAWAGPDHWKYRKVKGTEQVQPPDTNSEIVNRKPRNRKEARDVDFTKSLENDISDIFAPPKNPKSLTLPVNKATVVITLPEDCHYRPESLVKLFLLPNVMCLGKKGRKFSDEPRQDDESSAQLTSWDNDSTTYDNFDDGTACSDADDPGSLVCQPRQVRKVDIQYDKVSKQVDVHALKDMLWNHIQDSVQTSNVKQDCEATVSLRQVLQHFPTDCPAAAAKDISPHLIFICLLHLANEYSLSIHDHPSLDELDIHIPSSALVK; this is translated from the exons ATGGGCGATGATGACTACGGCCACCGCACTCCGCTGTCCAAGGCGCCCCGGGCCGCTACGCCGAAGACCCCGATGGCCTCCCGGCTGCAGTCCCCGCCGTTCCCCCTCGGCTCCAACGACGACCAGCTCGAGCGCGCCCAGGCACGCGCTGCCGCCCGCGCCGCCTCCGTCCGACGCAGGTCCTCCGCCCCCAACCCTTCCTTCTCCTCCGGCGTGGCCAGCGACTTCATGGACCGCAGCCAGATCATGGATCTCTTTCATAATTGCATCAAGCTCGCCAGCGAGAAC AAAATTAACCAGAAAAATACATGGGAGCTGGGCCTCATAGATCACCTCAGTGAGATCATCAGGGTTAGTCCTGAAGACGATGATGAGACCAATTTCCAAAAG GCAAGTTGTACTCTGGAAGCTGGGGTGAAGATATACTCGATGAGAGTTGATTCAGTGCACTCGGAGGCATATAAGGTTCTTGGAGGGATCAATCGAGCTGGCCGAGAAGAAGATAATG ATAACATGGAAACAGTTGATAACATTGATACTGCACAAGCAGATGGCCTTTCTAAGAAGGACCTGGAAAGAAAG ATGTCACCTCTGTTGACATTGGAGTCATCTTTCGACGCGCTTAATTTGAAAAAGTTTGATG TGGCATTCGTTGTTGATCCTCTGTATCATCAGACTTCTGCACAATTTGATGAAGGTGGAGCTAAGGGTCTTCTATTGAACAACCTTGGAGTTTATGGTGGTTGTCGTgtactttttgattcatttgagTACCCAGAAAAGTGCATGTCATCTGGAATTGAAAATGACCAACCTGAATTTATTGATCTTTCATTTGCTAAAG ATTACATTgagaaaatgatgatttatatgccTGCAACAAATGATATTTCACCAACACTGAGGGATATTGTTAATCAGTTTGATGAAGATAATCGTAGACCACCTGACATAAATTGTTCGGCTCAAGTGCCATTGGTTGACGATTATGTACCTGAGAACAACCACATAGAGCTGGGTGAAATTGCATCTGATGATGATTGTGGACCTTGGAACCTTGATCATGATCATCAGTTGAGCATAGTTGATGACAACTCTACTAGCACAAACCTGAATTTTACAAGCCACCAGGAG GAGGATTTTGACTGCACCTTTGGTGGTCCTATTGTGGAAGAAAAGTTTGAGAAAATTGCTGATTTCTTGTCTCTAGGCTTGGGATTTACTTCAAAATCAAATGCTTGGGCAGGACCTGATCATTGGAAATATAGAAAAGTCAAAG GTACAGAACAAGTTCAACCACCGGATACCAATTCAGAAATAGTAAACAGGAAGCCAAGGAACCGAAAGGAAGCTCGTGATGTTGATTTCACAAAATCATTGGAAAATGATATCTCAGATATCTTTGCACCTCCCAAGAATCCAAAATCATTAACTTTACCTGTGAACAAGGCAACAGTTGTTATCACACTTCCAGAAGATTGTCATTACCGACCCGAAAGTCTTGTCAAGTTGTTTCTACTTCCCAATGTTATG TGTctaggaaagaaaggaagaaagttTTCTG ATGAACCAAGACAAGATGATGAGAGCTCTGCTCAATTAACATCATGGGATAATGATAGCACAACATATGATAACTTTGATGATGGGACTGCCTGTAGTGATGCAGACGATCCAGGGAGTCTTGTTTGTCAACCACGCCAG GTAAGGAAGGTGGATATTCAATATGATAAGGTATCTAAACAAGTTGATGTTCATGCACTGAAAGATATGCTCTGGAATCATATACAAGATTCGGTTCAAACCTCTAATGTG AAACAGGATTGTGAAGCCACAGTTTCTCTGAGGCAGGTTTTGCAACACTTTCCCACTGACTGCCCAGCAGCTGCTGCCAAGGATATCTCGCCACATCTAATTTTCATTTGTCTGTTGCATTTAGCTAATGAGTACTCCCTCAGCATCCATGATCATCCTAGTTTGGATGAACTTGATATACACATTCCCTCTTCTGCACTTGTCAAGTGA